A genomic stretch from Eretmochelys imbricata isolate rEreImb1 chromosome 24, rEreImb1.hap1, whole genome shotgun sequence includes:
- the TSTD1 gene encoding thiosulfate:glutathione sulfurtransferase isoform X2 codes for MKALVTGGKARIIDVRLPGEVANGHIANSVNIPVAEVEEALKMDPETFKMKYGVDKPRMDDENLIFHCQMGRRGAQATEIAMTLGYAKARNYAGGYKEWSEKEGK; via the exons ATGAAAGCACTGGTCACCGGCGGGAAGGCTCGGATTATCGACGTGCGGTTGCCGGGGGAGGTGGCGAACGGCCATATCGCCAACTCAgtcaatattccag TGGCAGAAGTCGAGGAAGCCCTGAAGATGGACCCTGAGACGTTTAAGATGAAGTATGGTGTGGACAAGCCACGGATGGATGACGAGAACTTGATCTTCCACTGCCAGATGGGCAGGAGAGGGGCTCAGGCCACAGAGATTGCCATGACCCTCGGCTACGCCAA GGCCCGTAACTATGCAGGTGGCTACAAGGAATGGTCTGAGAAGGAAGGGAAGTGA